The window CAAAATTTTAGTTTCATAGTTCATTTTtactcaaattttacatgtattcaataaaTTTCTGTgtcaaaacatatataaaatgcaatgcatatatatttgtttactaAGTTTTTCTATAAGCCTACAATTAGTAAAATTGGGCCCCCCAAAAGTTCCAGATCCACTGAGGTATCAAGCTAAACAGTACTGGCCCAAACAACAATTCTCAACAAGTTAGTACCTACTTTCACCACTGCTTATTTTTTGTGTCTTAATAAGATTGTGACAgttctgtcccaagatatttcaTAAGCACATATTCTTATATTATAagatattcataaatacctcagggGATCACGTGATTCATTCACTAGCATAACCAAACATCCCaatatttgtgttttaaaatgcCTACATGTACTACCTTGTCAGGTTTAAGAATGTGGCTGTAAATATGAAAGTCTACATGAATTTTGTATAAACCTTTTAAGTAACCTGAATAACGTTTAAAAAAACTGTGCGAGATGTCAAGAGTCCTCCTGAATCAAAGGAAAAACAATGTcagatatttttgttataaatttctGCAAGAAAtctgtttgtgttttttaatatctttgGATAAAAGATATGACATGTGTAAATGCAGAAATGTTGGATTTCTACCtttgtatttattcattatCGTACTTCTTTTACAAGTTGGAGTATTCAATGACAGTAACCTGAGAGGGTGTTAGCAAGAATTGGTCCTTGCCAGAGTTGGCCAAAGATACAAAAGTAGATTGTTTGCAAAATGAACTTGCATTATACAATGCCTTCATGTTAATGTGATTTAcctcttaaaaataaaagaattaactTATTGCAACCCCATTTGGATCATTAGATTTAGCAAGTTATTTATCTTAATGAAAATTCGCCTATAACCATCgtgtaatttcaaaataatgacGGATTTTATAAAACCCTTCTCCCTTTGGTTTTGATCGAGAGCGGAGAAATTTCGTGTGCAAACTTCTTGAGCAAATTCGGGACGTCCTAATTTCGTTACCGAATGATTAAGATATGTTTTTACGACAGAATCACCTCTTGACTAAATTGGACGGTTCCTGTGACATTGCTGTCACCCTTTAGTACACAGACGGCCTTCAGAGCAGATGACATGAtttaattttccttaaaatacaCGTTTCGCCGGCGCGAAATTAACTCGTTTTCCTTTTTCTTGGCGACGGTGAAAATGTGATAGGGTCGTGTGCAGAGCTTTAGTATTCAGATCAACGAACCCGATGTAATAAAAGTTCCtacattttttgtgatttttttttcatgaatatttacatttgccgGTGTCTGTATGTGATACAGACACGTAGAGACGGGAGAGGGGCAGGGAGAGGCCTGTCCCTTTTTTCgcagcagacattttttcttaaatatgcttatataaagaattgaaatggtgtttaccccccccccccctccactctTGCTGCTGGGAGCATATAACAGTATAATGAATGGAGTTTTAATTAAAtggatttaatgattttaaaaaattcttctcttgcattaaaatctaattttaattataacaaaaGCACATAGATATAGATTTATAAACTatgctaacaaaacaaaaaagccTCAAACATATAGAATGTGCCGCAATCTTCAAGTTGACACGGAAGACAGCGCGATTGTTCCTTTGTAAAAGAACAATGACGTAACTTGAACGAATACAATAAGGTGACGTCACAGATTCACGATCAAATATGGCTGTTGCTCCGTCTTTTGTAACGAAACGAATCAGTGAGAGACTTTCACCTTCAAAGGCATTACAGGATGCGAAAGAAAAGTTAGGTCCAGTCTATTTTGATGCCAAGTTAGTGGAATGTCCCCAGAATGCAGTGGAATTGGCAaaacttttaaacaatttgGACGAGCTCGATAAACAACGTTTGAAGATCATAGAAGAGGGTAGGAAAAGTCAAAGAATCCTTCTTCATACATTAAGCTCTAGGTacactttttcaaaatcttctccATCACTGTCGGCCAATCAGAGCATTCGTGATGTCAAGCTTCCACCGCCTGGATTCCGTTATCATGCTAACGGAGACCCCAAACTTTCGTTATTACAGAGTCCAACGGGGTCCTTGCACATACGGGGTACGGATACAAGTTCACAGAATCTTCCAGAGCAAGAAGACGTCCTGCTGAAGCAGACGTTCATAGCATCGGACAGTAACCTACACAAGATGCAGTTCGCAGAAAAATCCCCCAATACTTCGGACGATGCTATCGGATTTGAGGAAGAAATTCACGAGATCGAAAACATCATTCGAGAACTTGAAGAGGATATGaagaaaagtaaaattaacgTTAACAGCGTCGGTTCGGCTAGAGAAAAGGCGATGTCTTTTCTCAGGGCCCATTCTCAAGGAGAAGAGGCCTTAGCTAAAACTATATCCGAACCGTTAACCTATTCACAGCCAAACGACAGGTTTCCTTTTCAGCCAGGGGCCTCTACATTTACCTCCAAAAAGAGTTCTCCGACTATAAAAGAGAGGCCTAAATCTACGTCTCATTCCAGTTGTGTGGCGTGCCAATATAAACTAAAGCATTCTAGCGAAGATTTTAAGCGATTAAGTGACACTATggataaaatcaaaatcataagATGGAACATTGCTCCACAAGGCACCTTAGTGAAATCTCCGTCTTCTAAGCTATCTGTGGTTCCTTCTATTCTCCATTCCAGCAACTCTAGCAAATCCAAGTCTTCGTTTTCGAGCAACCGGGTAACGTTCAACTTGGACGCGGTCACGAAACCCAAATTTCAAGATCGGCCTCGGCCTAAGTCCTCGGTAGAAACAGAATTCTTACACAATCGAGCGTCTGGCACTAGGTCTACTCAGAGTTCCATGTCGTCACGAGGGAGATCGGTATCCTCGTTGTTAGATAACCGTTCCGTGATCGAAGCATGGAAGGAAATAACGGTAAGTGCAATTCTATGTATATGTATGCACataatatgtatattattagatacatgtaccttgtaaATATTAGGGACATAGTAACAAATGCGGGATGGAGAAGGCTATGACCCTTTTTGATATTGatacacattgaaaaaaaattgaaagtattTGCCCCATGCACCCCAAATTTTTGCGGATGTATGAAAATCGACAGAGAAAGTTTATAACTATcggtatcttttttttttttggggggggggggataaatcgcatcttttttgtacatattcattacaaaaaaaacctagctgttgattcttttttaaagaaaaaatctattTCATTTGTCTAATTAAAGAGGTGCATGTctcttttatgtacatgtatatgacattGATTACGAGTTGCGTTAATTctttacgtacatgtatacaagaagGGTGGGGTGGGGGTCACAATAGTCGAGTGTAAACCTAGTTTTGCTAGCGTGGGAAAAATGTTTGCGAGTAAACATCTTAGTCGCGAATTATTATCTTCGCTAATCTAACGTAATCGCGTAATGATATAATTCGCtatgagaaaaaaaagacaTGCATGTGTGATAGTTAATGTACATTAATTTTTGAGAGCGACTTCCGTATTTCACTATAATAGtatgatatttaaatattagtttgtaattttctttttacaggAAGAAGAAACACAACAGTGTAATGTTAGAGTCCAAAAGTTCCTGGAATCTCTGCAGAAAACTCCATTGTGAACAGAATTAAGTCAAAATTGAAACAGATGAGGATTACAGTTGTGTATATCTCTTTTAGTGTTGACGAtaattatgagagagagagagagagagagagagagagagagagagagagagaatagtGTGTGCTAGTTTAATCgtgcaaattttattttaaataaaagtgatGTTGTTATTGAAAGTTATGAAAGTTTGATTATAAATGTCCAATATACTATAatcaaaaaaatgaatgattgtttatatttgacttccttttAGTGTATACATGCATTCAATTTCAAATCGTGTGCTTttatttaacataattatgtattttgtaaataaagttgGAAGTATATATAGAAGTACAACAATTGATATCCCAGCAGatacaatatcaaaattaaatattccTAAATGACTAAAAGATAATCTGggatttgcaaaaaaaaaaaaagaaaaaaaaaatcctaataaTATCTTTGGGAAGTTTACTGTTGATAACACAAATCAACTTTTCCGTATGCTTTCAATTGCCAAAGATGCAGACAAAATGGTCAATGCTGCATTATCTCGGGGAATCGACATGTCTTTTTGATTATACACTGTCACGACAATTTAATTGTTAGTGGGAAAATCCGCAAATTTTGGTAGGCAAAAATTTTATATCCGACAAACTTGTGAAGCTAGCGGATCTATAATTAAACAAAAGGCGAtgtgatatttaaaatcaattaagatTTCCCTCCAAGATCTGTATATTTTCGTAACTTTAATTAATTCAGTATGTTTTATAAAGCTGCATGTCACCGCTTCGAGAAGATTACttgaataattaattaatagatcTTGACATTTTGCTCCTCTGTCAGTATATGGCGAGAATTTGGAACTCATGACGAATTTAGTCATGGGATGTTTATGAGTCTTTTTATAAACTCAAtctgaatttcaaatttatgaaaatttctttCAAGGGCAATAAACACCGAAAAGTTTACGAAATCCCTCAACACCGCATAGAATTTAATTAAACCTGTCATAATATGAGCCATGCATGCAGTGCGTTTAAAAGAGGGGAGTTGATATAAAGTGAACgcttttaattcaaaaatttatgAAAGTTCGCGATGCACGCAATTTGTTAATTGAATTATATAAGATGACGAAGGATCAGGTGGTGTTGATAGTCAcaaggcaaaaaaaaattaagattttgtgACGCATGCAGTTAATGAACTtgcaattttttgaaataagaatgttataTAATATCTGCACCCTTTTTATGAATGACAATTTAGTAGTGCATGAAGTTATTGTTTCACGTgtattttgctgttgtttttttttttgtatttgttttttgtttttaaactaaGAATTACATAAGGGGCCCGGCGAGACTGATAATATCTACATCTGCATTTCGAGGtcagtaataaaaaaatcacatgttATATATATACCGCATGCATGACCAAACTGAACTATTTTCAAAGAAGAATGTATGACCATAGTTGGAATAATGTACCTTTCTTTCCTGTTTAGCCAATACGATGTTAATTAACAAAGTCGTGCGAAAGAAATTAGTGTGTCcaattaaatatacatgcatctaTACGAATATCCATGGTAACACATCCAATACATGTTTCACCATTTATACAGTTTgtaatgaatgtacatgtatgcgtgtatttttttttaaacaaactcaGTTCGCCATTCGTCACCCCAGCTTTGAGTCTTAATTCCACAGCACTATATTTTATTGCCGATCATTGCAATGCTGGTAATTTTGCTTTcattaattctttttaatttaattttggctTTGTTTAttcttcatgtttttttttgaaatagatTTTTTGAAGGGACTTaaacacgatttgacttaaaattttcaaattttatttttcgattttaaatgttaataattttatgattaatatagaagtttataatgttatgtcaaaatttgaaagtcaaatacaaagttatagacaagatacagagttcataattctttgttttgtaaacaaagcccgaatattgtcattttttacatatgtgttgtattggtgtaagtttcaatcaaatgtaactttttgttgttgataatagtatttaataagatattgagttagttgaaattgttttttacatgtcactTTGACTAAGAAATGGCAATTCTctacatttctttttttgtaaacaattataagactcgagcttgttttacataacaatctattcttacctctgtatctcgcttgtaacttgactttaacattcaatattttggtcaatcatttaaaatgcaccatgCAGTAAACCAATAAGGGCAATAAACACCGAAAAGTTTACGAAATCCCTCAACACCACATAGAATTTAATTAGACCTGTCATAATATGAGCCATGCATGCAGTGCGTTTAAAAGAGGAGAATTGATATAAAGTGAACgcttttaattcaaaaatttatgAAAGTTCGCGATGCACGCAATTTGTTAATTGAATTATATAAGATAGATGACGAAGGATCAGGTGGTGTTGATAGTCacaaggcaaaaaaaaaattaagattttgtgACGCATGCAGTTAATGAACTtgcaattttttgaaataagaatgttataTAATATCTGCACCCTTTTTATGAATGACAATTTAGTAGTGCATGATGTTATTGTTTCATgtgtattttgttgttgtttttgtttgtttgtttgtttttaaactaaaaattacATAAGGGGCCCGGGGAGACTGATGATTTAGTTTgtagtttagtgctagttttgtagatgtttttcatctttcttatgtagtttttattttgttgtcctgaagaagggacgggttgtcccgaaaatttgacaatattttattttattgttcgtgtcgttggttatttttagtgcttttttatatctcatcttataaccttgtatcttttgatccgacactttagataacgagtgttgttggtttgctagtgcttctttatatatatatatatatatatatatatatatatatatatatatatatatatatatatatatatatatatatatatataatgtacctTTCTTTCCTGTTTAGCCAATACGATGTTCATGAACAAAGTCGTGCGAAAGAAATTAGTGTGTCcaattaaatatacatgcatctaTACGAATATCCATGGTAACACATCCAATACATGTTTAACCATTTATACAGTttgttatgcatgtacatgtatgcgtgtatttttttaaaaacagactCAGTTCGCCATTCGTCACCCCAGCTTTGAGTCTTAATTCCACAGCACTATATTTTATTGCCGATCATTGCAATGCTGGTAATTTTGCTTTcattaattctttttaattttattttggcttTGTTtattcttcataattttttgaaatagatattttgatttgacttaaaattttcaaattttatttttcgattttaaatgttaataattttatgattaatatagaagtttataatgttaTGTCAAAATTTGGAAGTCATATACAAAGTTATAgacaagatacagagttcataattctttgttttgtaaacaaagcccgaatattgtcattttttacatatgtgttgtattggtgtaagtttcaatcaaatgtaactttttgttgttgataatagtatttaataagatattgagttagttgaaattgttttttacatgtcactTTGACTAAGAAATGGCAATTCtctacatttcttttttttgtaaacaattataagactcgagcttgtTTTACATAACAATCTATTCTTACCTCTgcctcgcttgtaacttgactttaacattcaatattttggtcaatcatttaaaatgcaccatgcagtaaaccattttatacataaaaaataaaagtaaaatatttgatctcgaatcgtgtccaagtccctttaaggaGGGGGTAGGGGGTTGggatgtatttttttctttgttatggTGGTTGTCGTGAtgctttggggggggggggggcataaagAGAACACAGGTAAGCCAAATCTCTGCCTATTGTATGATTGTTATATATAAAGTacatttatatttcttaatttttcttcttatttttaagTGTTTATGCACCCAGGAGAGCtgctcaaaaaaaaaaaaatcagacacgtagcatcattattttccaaaaaaaggAGAGGCTAGacaaaattggggggggggggggggggtattatgtttgtatttttattatttatttaataaatataagaaaaagatacatttaaaaaagtgGAGTTAtctgccccaccctaccccaccCCGACTCTCCCACGTTCCCTATGTGActaataaagaaaattatatcggtatatatatagatattacTAACACACTTATATAACGACATTAATTATATATCCATGTACATATGTAACTATGTCTATATAAGGGGCTTTAATGTCGTTTtctttctatataaaaaaaataaaaaataaatgtgcgGCTGCATGActaattgtatatatacatgtatatatagccAATGAATGTCTTGTTTGATGGAATCGTAAAgtatttgaaatacaaattttcCTAATTGTCGTAAAAGTTAACACGATTTTTATCTCATTAATTTTAATGGGTTTAATTAATTGTGTTGGTCACGAATAGTGATTGAAATGAGAACGAATATCATTAATTACAGTTTAAATTGACCGGATATAGGTTATGCAAAGAAAACCATATGGCTCTATATAAAATCTGTTacagttgtttttaattaatatttgcaTGGTAGTTTATTAATTCAGCATATTATGCATATAACAAAAAGAGGTCTGACTTTTGTCACATCCTTTTgtcttattttaaaagaatagaCCATTTAGACAGATGGGGAGGGTCTATGTAAAGAgctatattttcaatttaattcaaacagTCTGTATACATGTCCACACACGTCAACACACAAAATAATAGATTTTGTCTGTGTGTGGGTTGGTGGGTGGGGGTGAGGGTGGGGGCTTAGGGAGTCGAGGAGAGGGGGTGGTAATAAGTGGGCGTTGAAATGATAAGACAGGTCGATGTcgatgaaaatgttattggaTCGTCTTAAACCgtaaatttttttaacgataTCTATATACTGTCTATATCATATCTTATGATATTGACGAGATTATATAACGTGCAGGATTTTACATTTTCATGAGTTTACAAATTGTGCTACTGTTCACACAttggaaaaatgaaaatacttaTAAGCCACGGCGAAatgatgataaaataattatcagaAGTCAACATTGTATCTTGTAATCGATCAAGATCGAGACATGAAAGCAATTGTCGCCAAAGTTAAATTTAGatgtaataattttgaaatacaagTATATGCCCCTTCATATATAAAAAACTAGTATATATAAACTTTTAAGATTTatgtataattcaattttgtatttacatataaattatGATATCTAAAGAGAATATACGTAATTTTTGCCCAGCTTAGAAGggttgaggggggggggggggctgctaGCTCCCTATTCCACGACATACATTACATcagcccccaccccccacccccatgcACCTCCTCCACCTATCAAAAGGGTACGATTGAGAGTATATATGCATTATAGTTGGCATCAATGAGTTGTGTTTTTAGTGAATGAGTTTGATATATGTTTTCCATGTACATATACGTTTTGCATTTCCCTATTAATATATCCGTAATCAGAATAATTTGACTTTTGTTATTCTGGCCACGATATTTTGATTTCACCTGGGTTAGGATATAAACCTGTATAACTACGCACGTGTCTATATTATTATTGTAACAAGTTTATAAATGTGACTTTTAGTGTACGAT is drawn from Crassostrea angulata isolate pt1a10 chromosome 5, ASM2561291v2, whole genome shotgun sequence and contains these coding sequences:
- the LOC128186056 gene encoding uncharacterized protein LOC128186056 → MAVAPSFVTKRISERLSPSKALQDAKEKLGPVYFDAKLVECPQNAVELAKLLNNLDELDKQRLKIIEEGRKSQRILLHTLSSRYTFSKSSPSLSANQSIRDVKLPPPGFRYHANGDPKLSLLQSPTGSLHIRGTDTSSQNLPEQEDVLLKQTFIASDSNLHKMQFAEKSPNTSDDAIGFEEEIHEIENIIRELEEDMKKSKINVNSVGSAREKAMSFLRAHSQGEEALAKTISEPLTYSQPNDRFPFQPGASTFTSKKSSPTIKERPKSTSHSSCVACQYKLKHSSEDFKRLSDTMDKIKIIRWNIAPQGTLVKSPSSKLSVVPSILHSSNSSKSKSSFSSNRVTFNLDAVTKPKFQDRPRPKSSVETEFLHNRASGTRSTQSSMSSRGRSVSSLLDNRSVIEAWKEITEEETQQCNVRVQKFLESLQKTPL